A single Triticum dicoccoides isolate Atlit2015 ecotype Zavitan chromosome 2A, WEW_v2.0, whole genome shotgun sequence DNA region contains:
- the LOC119355979 gene encoding flavanone 3-dioxygenase 2-like, whose product MANQLLSTVAHRDTLPEGYTRPENDRPQLADVVTDSNIPLIDLASPDKHRVIAEIDQACRTYGFFQIINHGISEELLEKVMAVGLEFFRLPPEEKAKLYSDEPSKKIRLSTSFNVRKETVHNWRDYLRLHCHPLEEFVPDWPSNPETFKEIISTYCREVRLLGLRLLGAISLGLGLEEDYIENVLGEQEQHMAVNYYPRCPEPDLTYGLPKHTDPNALTILLMDPHVSGLQVLKDGAQWIAVDPRPNALVVNLGDQLQAVSNGAYKSVWHRAVVNAARERLSVASFLCPCNSAVIGPADKLVGDGDEPVYRSYTYDEYYKKFWSRNLDQDHCLELFTGQK is encoded by the exons ATGGCGAACCAGCTTCTGTCCACCGTCGCGCACCGCGATACCCTTCCGGAGGGTTACACGCGGCCCGAGAACGACCGGCCGCAGCTCGCCGATGTTGTGACTGACAGCAACATCCCCCTCATCGACCTCGCCTCGCCGGACAAGCATCGCGTCATCGCTGAGATCGACCAGGCTTGCCGCACCTACGGCTTCTTCCAG ATCATAAACCATGGGATATCAGAGGAGCTGCTGGAGAAGGTGATGGCTGTGGGGCTTGAGTTTTTCCGGCTCCCGCCGGAAGAGAAGGCCAAGCTCTATTCTGATGAGCCATCCAAAAAGATAAGGCTTTCTACAAGCTTCAACGTCCGCAAGGAGACAGTGCACAACTGGCGGGACTATCTGCGCCTTCATTGCCACCCGTTGGAGGAGTTCGTGCCCGACTGGCCATCCAATCCTGAAACGTTCAA GGAGATCATCAGCACCTACTGCCGCGAAGTCCGGCTGCTCGGCCTCCGACTCCTGGGCGCGATCTCCCTGGGCCTGGGCCTCGAGGAGGACTACATCGAGAATGTGCTGGGCGAGCAGGAGCAGCACATGGCCGTCAACTACTACCCGCGGTGCCCCGAGCCGGACCTCACCTACGGCCTGCCCAAGCACACGGACCCCAACGCCCTCACCATTCTCCTCATGGACCCCCACGTCTCCGGCCTGCAGGTCCTCAAGGACGGCGCCCAGTGGATCGCCGTCGACCCCCGGCCCAACGCCCTCGTCGTCAACCTAGGCGACCAGTTACAG GCAGTGAGCAACGGCGCGTACAAGAGCGTCTGGCACCGTGCGGTGGTCAATGCGGCGCGGGAGCGCCTGTCGGTGGCATCTTTCCTGTGCCCGTGCAACAGCGCGGTGATCGGCCCGGCGGACAAGCTCGTCGGCGACGGGGACGAGCCCGTGTACCGCAGCTACACCTACGACGAGTACTACAAGAAGTTCTGGAGCAGGAACCTGGACCAGGACCACTGCCTGGAGCTCTTCACGGGTCAGAAGTGA